In Agromyces archimandritae, one genomic interval encodes:
- a CDS encoding substrate-binding domain-containing protein yields MSTAPRTPRRRTILAALAAPAALALALTGCTSDAVGDAGPTAVEEAGTDFSSILPSGDAVEFSKALVEASLTASEGFTPPAAGPAAQQAGAHIAFVGSDLTNGGINTVAEGVAEAAGVIGWVVDSYDGKATAQGRSDAMDQAIAAGPAAIVVGGFDPTEQASSIAQATDAGIPVIGWHAGAAAGPGNGLFTNVSTEPLQVSQLAGAYAVAESGGTAGVAIFTDGQYDIAVLKAEAMKAYIEACEGCTVLSYQDSPIAEAGQRMPGIISNLLQEHGDGLSHLLAINGNYFGGAQEALRAAGKDPAGEPASVAAGDGDAAEFQRIRNVDYQAATVAEPLLLQGWQLIDEVNRALAGEGDSGFAAAPALVTAANVPDGDVYDPDSGYRDVYRKAWGK; encoded by the coding sequence ATGAGCACCGCACCACGCACCCCGCGCCGCCGCACGATCCTGGCCGCGCTCGCCGCCCCGGCGGCCCTCGCCCTCGCCCTCACCGGCTGCACGAGCGACGCCGTCGGCGACGCCGGCCCGACCGCCGTCGAGGAGGCCGGCACCGACTTCTCGTCGATCCTTCCGAGCGGCGACGCCGTCGAGTTCTCGAAGGCGCTCGTCGAGGCGAGCCTGACCGCCTCGGAAGGCTTCACCCCGCCTGCCGCAGGCCCTGCGGCGCAGCAGGCCGGCGCCCACATCGCCTTCGTCGGCAGCGACCTCACCAACGGCGGCATCAACACCGTCGCCGAGGGCGTCGCCGAGGCCGCCGGCGTCATCGGCTGGGTCGTCGACTCCTACGACGGCAAGGCGACCGCGCAGGGGCGCTCCGACGCCATGGACCAGGCGATCGCGGCCGGGCCGGCGGCGATCGTCGTCGGCGGTTTCGACCCGACGGAGCAGGCGAGCTCGATCGCGCAGGCGACCGATGCCGGCATCCCCGTCATCGGCTGGCACGCCGGAGCCGCCGCCGGCCCTGGCAACGGGCTCTTCACGAACGTCTCCACCGAACCGCTGCAGGTCTCGCAGCTCGCCGGCGCCTACGCCGTCGCCGAGTCCGGCGGCACCGCGGGCGTCGCGATCTTCACCGACGGCCAGTACGACATCGCGGTGCTGAAGGCCGAGGCGATGAAGGCGTACATCGAGGCCTGCGAGGGCTGCACGGTGCTGTCGTATCAGGACTCGCCGATCGCCGAAGCCGGGCAGCGGATGCCCGGTATCATCTCGAACCTCCTGCAGGAGCACGGCGACGGCCTGAGCCACCTGCTCGCGATCAACGGCAACTACTTCGGCGGCGCCCAGGAGGCGCTCCGGGCGGCCGGCAAAGACCCGGCGGGCGAGCCCGCCTCGGTCGCGGCAGGCGACGGCGATGCCGCCGAGTTCCAGCGCATCCGCAACGTGGACTACCAGGCCGCGACGGTCGCCGAACCCCTGCTGCTGCAGGGCTGGCAGCTGATCGACGAGGTCAACCGCGCGCTCGCGGGCGAGGGCGACTCCGGCTTCGCCGCGGCCCCGGCCCTCGTGACCGCCGCGAACGTGCCGGACGGCGACGTCTACGACCCCGACAGCGGCTACCGCGACGTGTACCGGAAGGCCTGGGGCAAGTGA
- a CDS encoding ABC transporter permease has translation MTMNTSVASTALEPGPGASFWSKLTSNYGMVLLTVVLFAVFALLRPDTFASLLNFQLLASSKSVLLILALAVTIPMIAGKMDLSIGYGVGLWQVMALSWQIQGLDYRLVILLVLVGGGVVGLLNALLVELAQVDAFIATLATGQVIYAVTYWYTGGRQVTDSGGMRASAFDAISRWSLGPIPGPFVIALAIGVVLWLVLDYLPVGRYLYAVGANPAAAALSGIPRRRYVVGAMVASGMLTGVAGILLASRQAGVAQANIGPEYLLPALAAAFLGSTTIRPGRVNALGTILGVAIAAIGISGLQQLLPGQFYLEPLFNGLTLVAAITIASLATRRRVARADEVPVDAGSSADPGKPAAAPDAPDAPSAPSAPSAPQHPTRKEYR, from the coding sequence ATGACCATGAACACCTCGGTCGCATCGACCGCTCTCGAACCGGGCCCCGGGGCGAGCTTCTGGTCGAAGCTGACCAGCAACTACGGGATGGTGCTGCTCACGGTCGTACTGTTCGCCGTGTTCGCACTGCTGCGGCCGGACACGTTCGCGTCGCTGCTGAACTTCCAGCTGCTCGCCTCGAGCAAGTCGGTGCTGCTCATCCTCGCGCTCGCGGTGACGATTCCGATGATCGCCGGCAAGATGGACCTCTCGATCGGGTACGGCGTGGGCCTGTGGCAGGTGATGGCGCTGTCGTGGCAGATCCAGGGCCTCGACTATCGTCTCGTCATCCTGCTCGTACTGGTCGGCGGCGGCGTGGTCGGGCTCTTGAACGCCCTGCTCGTCGAACTCGCCCAGGTGGATGCATTCATCGCGACGCTCGCGACGGGCCAGGTCATCTACGCCGTCACCTATTGGTACACGGGCGGCCGACAGGTCACCGATTCCGGCGGGATGCGCGCGAGCGCCTTCGACGCGATCTCGCGCTGGTCGCTCGGTCCGATCCCCGGCCCCTTCGTCATCGCGCTGGCGATCGGCGTCGTGCTCTGGCTCGTCCTCGACTACCTGCCCGTCGGGCGCTACCTCTACGCGGTCGGGGCGAACCCCGCCGCGGCGGCCCTCAGCGGCATCCCGCGCCGCCGCTACGTCGTGGGCGCCATGGTCGCATCGGGCATGCTGACCGGCGTCGCCGGAATCCTCCTCGCTTCCCGACAGGCGGGAGTCGCCCAGGCCAACATCGGCCCCGAATACCTGCTTCCGGCGCTGGCAGCCGCGTTCCTCGGCTCGACGACGATCCGCCCGGGGCGGGTGAATGCGCTCGGCACGATCCTCGGCGTGGCCATCGCAGCGATCGGCATCTCGGGCCTCCAGCAGCTGCTGCCGGGCCAGTTCTACCTCGAGCCCCTGTTCAACGGGCTCACCCTCGTCGCGGCGATCACCATCGCCTCGCTCGCGACGCGACGACGGGTCGCGAGGGCGGACGAGGTGCCGGTGGATGCCGGATCGTCGGCCGATCCCGGCAAGCCCGCCGCCGCACCCGACGCACCCGACGCACCATCCGCACCATCCGCACCATCCGCACCGCAGCATCCCACCCGGAAGGAATACCGATGA
- a CDS encoding sugar ABC transporter ATP-binding protein — protein sequence MNRDARAPHSYARTPGESEPPLLRVSGLEKSFYATRAVDDVDFDVHQGEIVALLGENGAGKSTVIKMLAGVYRADAGEMLLAGAALDGGARKRISFIHQNLGLVEWMTVAENIAQGLGYPRNALGLISRRRMNAQALRVLESIGGGIDPETRVFDLPRTERSLLAIARGLVSDPKLLVLDEPTASLPASDVERLFGVLRRLRDTGVGMIYVSHRLDEIYEIARRAVVMRNGRVVADRAVSEIAPRELVELIVGRSTETPAFAPPSAERRLELRRVRVGGGPPVSLDVRRGEILAVCGLRGAGQELLGRAIAGAARLDGGRMILDGARYAPASPAAAVSAGVAFATSNRESESVAAGLTVRENLFLNPRVWGRRAWSACTVRRERIQAHAVLAPFGVRPADPELSLDTLSGGNQQKVILARCFGRGREAVVLEEPTMGVDVGAKAEIYGLLGELAAAGTAVVVVSTDMEEVAKIAHRAIVMGRGRIVAELTGADLTIPGLIAAASDLDRTAA from the coding sequence ATGAACCGCGACGCCCGCGCGCCGCACTCGTACGCGCGCACGCCCGGCGAGTCCGAACCGCCGCTGCTCCGCGTGAGCGGCCTCGAGAAATCCTTCTACGCGACCAGGGCCGTCGACGATGTCGACTTCGACGTGCACCAGGGGGAGATCGTGGCTCTCCTGGGCGAGAACGGCGCCGGCAAATCGACCGTCATCAAGATGCTCGCCGGCGTCTACCGGGCGGATGCCGGGGAGATGCTGCTCGCCGGCGCCGCACTCGACGGCGGCGCCCGCAAGCGGATCTCGTTCATCCACCAGAACCTCGGGCTCGTCGAGTGGATGACGGTCGCCGAGAACATCGCGCAGGGACTCGGCTACCCGCGCAACGCGCTCGGCCTCATCAGCCGGCGACGCATGAACGCGCAGGCCCTCCGCGTGCTGGAGAGCATCGGCGGCGGGATCGACCCCGAGACGCGCGTGTTCGATCTGCCGCGCACCGAGCGCAGCCTGCTGGCGATCGCTCGCGGGCTCGTGAGCGATCCGAAGCTGCTCGTCCTCGACGAGCCGACCGCCTCGCTGCCCGCATCCGACGTCGAACGGCTCTTCGGCGTGCTGCGCCGCCTGCGAGACACGGGCGTCGGCATGATCTACGTCTCCCACAGGCTCGACGAGATCTACGAAATCGCGCGTCGGGCCGTCGTCATGCGCAACGGGCGCGTCGTCGCCGACCGCGCCGTCTCCGAGATCGCACCGCGCGAACTCGTCGAACTCATCGTCGGCCGCAGCACCGAGACGCCCGCGTTCGCCCCGCCTTCTGCGGAGCGGCGACTCGAACTGCGTCGTGTGCGCGTCGGCGGCGGCCCGCCCGTGAGCCTCGACGTGCGCCGGGGCGAGATCCTCGCGGTCTGCGGGCTCCGCGGGGCCGGCCAGGAGCTCCTCGGCCGAGCCATCGCCGGCGCCGCCCGCCTCGACGGCGGGCGCATGATCCTCGACGGGGCGCGGTACGCGCCGGCATCGCCGGCCGCCGCGGTCTCCGCAGGCGTCGCGTTCGCGACCTCCAACCGCGAATCCGAGTCCGTCGCCGCCGGGCTGACCGTGCGCGAGAACCTGTTCCTCAATCCGAGGGTCTGGGGGCGTCGGGCATGGTCGGCATGCACGGTGCGCCGCGAGCGGATCCAAGCCCACGCCGTGCTCGCCCCGTTCGGCGTGCGGCCCGCCGACCCGGAGCTCTCGCTGGACACCCTCTCGGGCGGCAACCAGCAGAAGGTGATCCTCGCCCGCTGCTTCGGGCGAGGTCGCGAAGCCGTCGTGCTCGAGGAGCCCACGATGGGCGTCGACGTCGGCGCGAAGGCCGAGATCTACGGCCTGCTCGGCGAGCTCGCGGCCGCAGGCACGGCCGTCGTCGTCGTCTCGACCGACATGGAGGAGGTCGCCAAGATCGCCCACCGCGCGATCGTCATGGGCCGGGGCCGCATCGTCGCCGAACTCACCGGCGCCGATCTCACGATCCCCGGGCTCATCGCCGCCGCATCCGACCTCGACCGCACCGCCGCCTGA
- a CDS encoding L-idonate 5-dehydrogenase produces MSSEPRTVPSLAVVAHAAGDLRIESIATPAPAPDEAVVRIAYGGICGSDLHYWQHGAAGDSVLREPMILGHEIVGTVVRPAADGSGPPEGANVAVHPGTPHDTGEPYPAERPNLAPGGTYLGSAARHPHTDGAFRREAVLPARMLRELPDGLTLRTAAIAEPAAVAWHAVSRAGGVAGRRVLVIGAGPIGALVVAVLRRAGAAVIIATDLAERPLRVARGLGADRTLAAADPAVADLAADVVFETSGSHHGLGAALRGARRGGRIVMVGLLPSGEQPVPISLAITRELELVGAFRFNDELDEVLAALADGSLQTESVVSHVFPAANALTAFCVAADAARSGKVLLDFGEDAVEEEPR; encoded by the coding sequence TTGTCGTCTGAGCCCCGCACCGTCCCCTCGCTCGCGGTCGTCGCCCACGCAGCCGGCGACCTCCGCATCGAATCGATCGCCACGCCGGCGCCGGCACCCGACGAAGCCGTCGTGCGCATCGCCTACGGCGGCATCTGCGGCAGCGACCTGCACTACTGGCAGCACGGCGCCGCCGGCGACTCCGTGCTGCGCGAGCCCATGATCCTCGGCCATGAGATCGTCGGGACCGTCGTGCGGCCCGCCGCCGACGGCAGCGGCCCGCCGGAGGGTGCGAACGTCGCGGTGCACCCGGGTACCCCGCACGATACGGGCGAACCGTACCCGGCCGAGCGGCCGAACCTGGCACCCGGCGGCACCTACCTCGGCAGCGCCGCCCGGCATCCGCACACCGACGGCGCCTTCCGCCGCGAAGCCGTGCTGCCCGCCCGCATGCTGCGGGAACTCCCCGACGGGCTCACCCTGCGCACCGCCGCGATCGCCGAGCCCGCCGCCGTCGCCTGGCATGCGGTCTCCCGGGCCGGCGGCGTCGCCGGCCGGCGGGTGCTCGTGATCGGTGCGGGCCCCATCGGGGCGCTCGTCGTGGCCGTGCTGCGCCGGGCCGGTGCGGCCGTGATCATCGCCACCGATCTCGCGGAACGCCCCCTCCGCGTCGCGCGCGGACTGGGCGCCGATCGCACCCTCGCCGCCGCGGATCCGGCCGTCGCCGATCTCGCCGCCGATGTCGTCTTCGAGACCTCGGGTTCGCATCACGGGCTCGGCGCGGCGCTCCGCGGAGCCCGGAGGGGCGGGCGCATCGTCATGGTGGGCCTCCTGCCCTCGGGCGAGCAGCCCGTTCCGATCTCGCTCGCCATCACGCGCGAACTCGAGCTCGTCGGCGCCTTCCGCTTCAACGACGAACTCGACGAGGTCCTCGCGGCGCTCGCCGACGGCTCGCTGCAGACCGAATCGGTCGTGTCGCACGTCTTTCCGGCGGCGAACGCCCTCACGGCGTTCTGCGTGGCGGCGGATGCGGCGCGCAGCGGCAAGGTGCTCCTCGATTTCGGTGAGGACGCCGTGGAGGAGGAGCCCCGATGA
- a CDS encoding SDR family oxidoreductase, with translation MAGPFDLDGRVALISGSSRGIGKALAAALAEAGATVVLNGVDPDRLAGAERELAGRFGDRIRSAAFDVTDESAVRDGVADVEGRVGPIDVLVNNAGVQHRVPLLELELADWERVVRIDLTSAFILGRAVAAGMVARGSGKIINICSVQSELGRPSIGAYTAAKGGLRNLTRAMTAEWASAGIQINGLAPGYIHSDMTQALVDDPDFDAWLRARTPAGRWGTPADLGGPAVWLASSASDYVNGQVILVDGGMTVVV, from the coding sequence ATGGCCGGCCCCTTCGACCTCGACGGCCGGGTCGCCCTCATCTCCGGATCCAGCCGCGGGATCGGCAAGGCGCTCGCCGCGGCCCTCGCCGAAGCAGGCGCGACCGTCGTGCTCAACGGGGTCGACCCGGATCGGCTCGCGGGCGCCGAACGCGAGCTCGCCGGCCGCTTCGGCGATCGGATCCGCTCCGCCGCCTTCGACGTCACCGACGAGTCCGCCGTCCGAGACGGAGTCGCCGACGTCGAAGGCCGCGTCGGTCCGATCGACGTCCTCGTCAACAACGCCGGCGTGCAGCACCGAGTGCCCCTCCTCGAGCTCGAGCTCGCCGATTGGGAGCGCGTCGTCCGCATCGACCTCACGAGCGCCTTCATCCTCGGCCGTGCGGTCGCCGCCGGCATGGTCGCCCGGGGCAGCGGCAAGATCATCAATATCTGCTCCGTGCAATCCGAACTCGGCCGCCCCTCGATCGGGGCGTACACGGCGGCCAAGGGCGGATTGCGGAACCTCACCCGTGCGATGACCGCCGAATGGGCGTCCGCCGGCATCCAGATCAACGGGCTCGCCCCCGGATACATCCACAGCGACATGACCCAGGCCCTCGTCGACGACCCCGACTTCGACGCCTGGCTGCGCGCGCGAACCCCCGCGGGGCGCTGGGGGACGCCGGCCGACCTCGGCGGCCCGGCCGTCTGGCTCGCCTCGTCGGCCTCCGACTACGTGAACGGCCAGGTCATCCTCGTCGACGGGGGGATGACCGTTGTCGTCTGA
- a CDS encoding gluconokinase yields MGDVAIGAGRDAEEWSGIAPIVIMGASGAGKTTVGRILASRLGLPFVDADEIHPEINRAKMAAGIPLGDDDRAPWLDEVGSVAAAADDGVIVACSALKREYRDRLRSHVPDLFVIELESDRDVLASRLARRMRHFMPPSLLDSQLEILEPLEDDEPGIRIDVASYTPPFVAELLVQSLCAVDGAA; encoded by the coding sequence GTGGGCGACGTGGCGATCGGCGCGGGGCGGGACGCCGAGGAATGGTCGGGCATCGCGCCGATCGTGATCATGGGTGCCTCCGGTGCCGGGAAGACGACGGTCGGTCGAATCCTCGCATCGCGCCTCGGCCTCCCCTTCGTGGATGCCGACGAAATTCATCCGGAAATCAACCGCGCCAAGATGGCCGCCGGCATCCCGCTCGGCGACGACGACCGGGCGCCATGGCTCGACGAGGTCGGCAGCGTCGCCGCGGCGGCCGATGACGGGGTCATCGTCGCCTGCTCGGCGCTGAAGCGGGAATACCGGGACCGCCTCCGATCCCACGTGCCCGATCTCTTCGTCATCGAACTGGAGAGCGACCGCGACGTGCTCGCATCGCGACTCGCCCGGCGCATGCGCCATTTCATGCCGCCGTCGCTCCTCGACTCGCAGCTCGAGATCCTCGAGCCGCTCGAGGACGACGAGCCCGGCATCCGCATCGACGTCGCCTCGTACACGCCGCCGTTCGTCGCGGAGCTCCTCGTGCAGTCGCTCTGCGCCGTCGACGGAGCGGCATGA
- a CDS encoding IclR family transcriptional regulator — MPPTQSRENRDQVPALARAIRIVDLLADARGVAVPMSDIARAIGAAKSSTSYLCAALEDARIIRRVETGYTLGPRTAEFGGAYIDGFNEVREFYRFCSTAPLLSQEVAQIAMLDGTDVVYLARHEGTAPLRLTANIGDRLPAAPTAVGNALLAALPPEEIAVRFGTPGALPRRTEQSVASVVELLRKLAEVRERGYAVDENEVHPGISGIAVRIPPRTTAAPALAIGCSFITEGGRRGVARSHRGRAAPAAAPPDESHAALPRLSRAAARTRPRRSPGGGVVVLALCLR, encoded by the coding sequence GTGCCCCCTACGCAGAGCCGTGAGAACCGCGACCAGGTTCCGGCCCTCGCCAGGGCGATCCGCATCGTCGACCTGCTCGCCGACGCCCGAGGCGTCGCCGTGCCGATGAGCGATATCGCACGCGCGATCGGGGCCGCCAAGTCGTCGACGTCGTACCTCTGCGCCGCGTTGGAGGATGCCCGGATCATCCGCCGCGTCGAGACGGGGTACACGCTCGGGCCGCGCACGGCCGAGTTCGGCGGGGCGTACATCGACGGGTTCAACGAGGTGCGCGAGTTCTACCGGTTCTGCTCCACGGCACCCCTGCTCTCGCAGGAGGTGGCGCAGATCGCGATGCTCGACGGCACCGACGTCGTCTATCTCGCCCGGCACGAGGGCACGGCGCCGCTGAGGCTCACGGCCAATATCGGCGATCGCCTCCCGGCCGCCCCGACCGCCGTCGGGAACGCCCTGCTCGCGGCTCTGCCGCCCGAGGAGATCGCGGTGCGCTTCGGGACGCCGGGGGCGCTGCCGCGACGTACCGAGCAGAGCGTGGCATCGGTCGTGGAGCTCTTGCGCAAGCTCGCCGAGGTGCGCGAGCGGGGCTACGCCGTCGACGAGAACGAGGTGCACCCGGGCATCTCCGGGATCGCGGTCCGCATCCCTCCGCGCACGACCGCCGCCCCGGCCCTCGCGATCGGCTGCTCCTTCATCACCGAGGGGGGCCGGAGAGGTGTGGCGCGAAGCCATCGTGGCCGAGCTGCGCCAGCTGCAGCACCTCCTGACGAATCCCATGCTGCCCTTCCCCGGCTGAGCCGGGCCGCCGCCCGCACGCGCCCCCGCCGGTCGCCCGGCGGGGGCGTCGTCGTCCTGGCGCTGTGCCTCCGATGA
- a CDS encoding D-2-hydroxyacid dehydrogenase, which produces MPAELTVGVATPLPAELRGEVLRREPRIRFLVEDELLPPMRFPADFHGDPDYRRSPAQQSRFERLLAGADALYGIPDASPAALKRAVDANPELRWVQTMAAGGGSQIAAAGLSSAQLERVAFTTSAGVHGRPLAEFALFGLLAAAKRLPRLQADQRRHVWPAHRRPMAQLGDWTVLVIGLGGVGSEVARMLAALGANVIGMSRRLRAGLELSEWVPPERLLEVVGRVDAIVSTLPGTERTAGLIGAEVFERIQAGLTFVNVGRGSVVDERALLEALDDGWVGFAALDVFATEPLPAGSPLWEHPNVLVSPHTAALDPGEEFRIAGLFADNATRLLDGRRLRNLVDTLEFY; this is translated from the coding sequence ATGCCCGCAGAACTGACCGTCGGTGTGGCGACTCCGCTGCCAGCCGAGCTCCGTGGAGAGGTGCTCCGTCGCGAACCGCGGATCCGCTTCCTCGTCGAGGACGAGCTCCTGCCTCCGATGCGCTTCCCCGCCGACTTCCACGGAGACCCCGACTACCGCCGCTCGCCGGCGCAGCAATCGAGGTTCGAACGGCTCCTCGCCGGGGCCGACGCGCTCTACGGCATCCCCGACGCTTCGCCGGCCGCGCTGAAGCGTGCGGTCGACGCGAATCCCGAACTGCGCTGGGTGCAGACCATGGCCGCCGGCGGCGGCAGCCAGATCGCGGCGGCGGGGCTCAGCTCGGCGCAACTCGAACGGGTGGCATTCACGACCTCGGCCGGCGTGCACGGCAGACCGCTCGCCGAGTTCGCGCTCTTCGGTCTCCTCGCCGCGGCCAAGCGGCTGCCCCGCCTCCAGGCCGACCAGCGGAGGCACGTCTGGCCCGCTCACCGGCGGCCGATGGCGCAGCTCGGCGACTGGACCGTGCTCGTCATCGGACTCGGCGGCGTCGGCAGCGAAGTGGCGCGGATGCTCGCGGCGCTCGGCGCGAATGTCATCGGGATGAGCCGTCGCCTCCGGGCCGGCCTCGAACTGTCCGAGTGGGTGCCGCCGGAGCGCCTGCTCGAGGTCGTCGGGCGGGTGGATGCGATCGTGTCGACCCTGCCGGGCACGGAGCGGACCGCCGGGCTGATCGGCGCCGAGGTCTTCGAGCGCATCCAGGCCGGGCTCACCTTCGTGAACGTCGGGCGCGGATCCGTCGTCGATGAGCGCGCGCTTCTCGAAGCCCTCGACGACGGTTGGGTCGGCTTCGCCGCGCTCGACGTCTTCGCGACCGAGCCGCTGCCGGCCGGCAGCCCCCTGTGGGAGCACCCGAACGTGCTCGTGAGCCCGCACACCGCGGCCCTCGACCCCGGGGAGGAGTTCCGCATCGCCGGGCTCTTCGCCGACAATGCGACCCGACTGCTCGACGGGCGGCGGCTGCGCAACCTCGTGGATACCCTTGAGTTCTACTGA
- a CDS encoding NAD(P)-dependent oxidoreductase yields the protein MSQSSPFPSTVAITGLGNMGLPMADHLLRASAAAGGTFLLHGRSPEKAEPLMGRGARWAGAPAGLAGADVILSMLPDLEQLEPIVFGSGCLADAVRTRTVLAIGSTSSPDGVRWFGEQAARRTGGLLRVIDAPVSGGTEGATAGTLSIMVGGDDADVADVRPVLDALGTAVHLGPLGSGQVAKACNQAIVAATVLALGEAAVLAERSGLDVEALFGLLAGGYAGSRVLETRGERIVRRDYRVAGPAKYMVKDLGFALAEARRTATALPQTSTTLAAFTELVARGLGDDDIAITRAFIESLEPEV from the coding sequence GTGTCGCAGAGCTCCCCGTTCCCCTCCACCGTCGCCATCACGGGCCTCGGCAACATGGGCCTCCCCATGGCCGACCACCTCCTGCGCGCATCCGCCGCCGCCGGCGGCACGTTCCTTCTCCACGGCCGCTCCCCCGAGAAGGCCGAACCCCTCATGGGCCGGGGCGCGCGCTGGGCGGGTGCCCCGGCGGGCCTCGCCGGGGCCGATGTGATCCTGTCGATGCTGCCCGACCTCGAGCAGCTCGAGCCGATCGTCTTCGGCTCCGGCTGCCTCGCCGACGCCGTACGCACGCGGACCGTCCTCGCGATCGGGTCGACATCGTCCCCCGACGGCGTCCGGTGGTTCGGCGAGCAGGCCGCCCGGCGAACCGGCGGGTTGCTGCGCGTCATCGACGCCCCCGTTTCCGGGGGCACCGAAGGCGCGACCGCCGGAACGCTCTCGATCATGGTCGGCGGGGACGACGCCGACGTCGCCGATGTCCGGCCCGTCCTCGACGCGCTCGGCACCGCCGTCCACCTCGGCCCGCTCGGCTCGGGCCAGGTCGCGAAGGCGTGCAATCAGGCCATCGTCGCGGCCACCGTCCTCGCGCTCGGCGAGGCCGCCGTCCTCGCCGAACGCTCCGGGCTCGACGTCGAGGCGCTCTTCGGGCTCCTCGCCGGCGGCTACGCCGGCAGCCGCGTGCTCGAGACCCGGGGGGAGCGCATCGTGCGACGCGACTATCGCGTCGCCGGCCCCGCGAAGTACATGGTGAAGGACCTCGGATTCGCGCTCGCCGAAGCCCGGCGCACCGCCACCGCGCTTCCGCAGACCTCCACGACCCTCGCCGCTTTCACCGAACTCGTCGCCCGCGGGCTCGGCGACGACGACATCGCGATCACCCGCGCCTTCATCGAGTCGCTCGAACCCGAGGTGTGA
- the argG gene encoding argininosuccinate synthase — MSKVLTSLPVGERVGIAFSGGLDTSVAVAWMREKGAVPCTYTGDLGQPDEPDVEAVPGRAKEYGAEVSRLVDCRSALVEEGFVALACGAFHIRSGGKTYFNTTPLGRAVTGTLLVRAMREDDVEIWGDGSTYKGNDIERFYRYGLLANPRLRIYKPWLDEAFVTELGGRQEMSEWMQARNLPYRASAEKAYSTDANIWGATHEAKSLEHLNAGVELVEPIMGVPFWREDVDIAAEEVEVTFEAGRPVALNGVEYSDPVDLVLEANRIGGRHGLGMSDQIENRIIEAKSRGIYEAPGMALLHIAYERLLNAIHNEDTVASYHQEGRRLGRLMYEGRWLDPQSLMLRESIQKWVGSAITGTVTLKLRRGDDYSILDTVGPALSYHPDKLSMERVGDAAFGPLDRIGQLTMRNLDIADSRARLEQYAKQGIVGGDTAKLVGDLESGESAEIAAGAAETPLDAATDAVNEAAAFDLGTD; from the coding sequence ATGTCCAAAGTCCTGACCAGCCTTCCCGTCGGCGAGCGCGTCGGCATCGCCTTCTCCGGTGGCCTCGACACCTCCGTCGCGGTCGCGTGGATGCGCGAGAAGGGCGCGGTGCCCTGCACCTATACGGGCGACCTCGGGCAGCCCGACGAGCCGGACGTGGAGGCCGTCCCCGGCCGCGCGAAGGAGTACGGCGCCGAGGTCTCCCGCCTCGTCGACTGCCGTTCGGCCCTCGTCGAAGAGGGCTTCGTCGCCCTGGCCTGCGGTGCGTTCCACATCCGCTCGGGCGGCAAGACGTACTTCAACACGACGCCCCTCGGCCGTGCCGTCACCGGCACCCTGCTCGTGCGTGCGATGCGTGAGGACGACGTCGAGATCTGGGGCGACGGCTCCACCTACAAGGGCAACGACATCGAGCGGTTCTACCGCTACGGCCTGCTCGCCAACCCCCGCCTGCGCATCTACAAGCCGTGGCTCGACGAGGCGTTCGTCACCGAGCTCGGCGGCCGGCAGGAGATGAGCGAGTGGATGCAGGCACGCAACCTCCCGTACCGCGCCTCCGCCGAGAAGGCGTACTCGACCGACGCGAACATCTGGGGTGCGACGCACGAGGCGAAGAGCCTCGAGCACCTGAACGCCGGCGTCGAGCTCGTCGAACCCATCATGGGCGTGCCGTTCTGGCGCGAGGACGTCGACATCGCCGCCGAAGAGGTCGAGGTGACCTTCGAGGCGGGCCGCCCGGTCGCCCTGAACGGTGTGGAGTACTCCGACCCGGTCGACCTGGTGCTGGAGGCCAACCGCATCGGCGGCCGCCACGGCCTCGGCATGAGCGACCAGATCGAGAACCGCATCATCGAGGCGAAGTCGCGCGGCATCTACGAGGCGCCGGGCATGGCGCTGCTGCACATCGCTTACGAGCGGCTGCTGAACGCGATCCACAACGAAGACACGGTCGCCAGCTACCACCAGGAGGGCCGCCGCCTCGGCCGCCTCATGTACGAGGGGCGCTGGCTCGACCCGCAGTCGCTGATGCTCCGCGAGTCGATCCAGAAGTGGGTGGGTTCGGCCATCACCGGAACGGTGACGCTGAAGCTGCGCCGCGGCGACGACTACTCGATCCTCGACACGGTCGGGCCCGCGCTCAGCTACCACCCCGACAAGCTCTCGATGGAGCGCGTCGGCGACGCCGCCTTCGGCCCGCTCGACCGCATCGGCCAGCTCACGATGCGCAACCTCGACATCGCCGACTCGCGCGCCCGCCTCGAGCAGTACGCGAAGCAGGGCATCGTCGGCGGCGACACCGCGAAGCTCGTCGGCGACCTCGAGTCGGGCGAGTCCGCCGAGATCGCCGCGGGCGCCGCCGAAACCCCCCTCGACGCCGCCACCGACGCGGTCAACGAGGCCGCCGCCTTCGACCTCGGCACCGACTGA